From the Candidatus Poribacteria bacterium genome, the window CGCCACGAGTGTCGCCAATACCACCGGGACAGATACAGTTCACCCGAATCCCATCATCGCGGTATTGGCGCGCGAGATTACGGGTGAGTCCTATCAGTCCCCATTTCGCTGCACCATAACCGGCGTTGGCGCGTTGTCGGGTTTCACC encodes:
- a CDS encoding SDR family oxidoreductase, with protein sequence GETRQRANAGYGAAKWGLIGLTRNLARQYRDDGIRVNCICPGGIGDTRGEEDAGLPPPELVRGGHPADIAMAAVFLASDESAWISGVSIDIDGGESMM